TCCAAATGGTGTTATCGATACAAAGATAATGCCGGGGTTAACCTTCTCCAGGTCCGAGTATCCGAGGCCAAGACCATCCATGTAGCCGGGGGGGAAGGACTCCAGGATGAAGTCCGCCGACCCGGCAAGTTTCTTGAAGACATCCTGGCCGTCGGCTGTCTCGATATCCAGTGTGATGCCCCTCTTGCTCGTGTTGAAGGCAAACCACAGCAGGCTCTTCTCCGGGTCAGGTTCATCGTGATAGTAAGGCCCGATGTCCCGGGTAGGGTCGCCACCCGGTCTTTCTACTTTGATGACATCGGCCCCAAGGTCGCCGAGTAGCTTACTGCAGAGCAGACCTTTTTCGTCAGTCAGGTCCAGGACCCGGTACGGGCTAAGCATGCCTTCTGCCTTCTCTTCCATTTCATACCTCTCCAGGAGCACGATTTCGGGTTTCCGATCTAAGCCGGTCACCCACAACGCCAAGTGTACTACATTCTGCGGCACTAGAGAAGTGCCGTGGCACTATAGAAGTACTACGCGACCGGTCACCGGCAGATTGCAGTTCAACCGCCTTCAGTGTTACAATCACCTCTTGAGTGCTCCAACGCAAAGCGGGGATATCCCTGGCCTGGTACCCGGTTGTAGAAATACCGGCTAGTATGTTAAGCAGGGTGAGACCCTTCGGTTACGGCCTGCTGTCTATGCCAGCAGGTAAACTCAGGGTGACACGCCGTTGACATATCATTCATCATCCTGCTACATACAATATGAAATGAACTGGAAAGGTTGAGAGGAAAGAACGAGTATGCCAGATAAAGTACCGCAGACCTTATACCGGGAACACATGGTAGAGGAGTATATCATCGCTGAGGAACCATTCTACCTGCCGGTCAGGGACGAGGTCCAGCTCTTTGAGGCTGCCTACGCCCAGCAGATACCGGTACTGCTCAAGGGACCCACCGGCTGTGGCAAGACCCGGTTCCTGGAGTATATGGCTTACCGCCTGGGCAAACCGCTCTCTAAAGAGTCCTCATCACCTGCTGAGAAACGGGCGATTCCCCTGGTAACGGTAGCCTGCCATGAGGACCTCACCGCCAGCGACCTTGTGGGAAGGTATCTCCTGGAAGGCGATTCCACCAAATGGATTGACGGCCCGCTTTCAAGGGCAGTGAAGGTCGGGGCTTTCTGCTACCTTGACGAGATTGTCGAAGCACGAAAGGACACCGCCGTACTGATTCACCCCCTCACCGACCACCGGCGGATTCTGCCGATAGAGAAGAAGGGGCAGGTAATAGAGGCCAGTGATGGCTTCCTCCTGGTAATCTCCTATAACCCGGGCTACCAGAGCACCCTCAAAGACCTGAAACACAGCACCCGCCAGAGGTTTATCTCCATTGAGTTCGACTACCCGCCAGTTGAGCTGGAGACGGATATTATCAGGCACGAGAGCGGCGTTTCAGAGGAAATGGCCAGTTCCCTGGCCAGACTCGGCGAAAAGGTGAGGAATCTCAAGGAACACCATTTGCAGGAGGGTGTAAGCACCCGACTCCTGATATACGCAGGAAGGCTGGTTACGCAGGGCATCACCCCGCGTCGGGCCTGCCAGGTAGCAGTGGTCTGGGCTATCACTGATGAGGCCGAAGTCCAGCGTAGCATCGAAGAGGTGGTCTCCAGCATATTCGAGTAGGTATATTATGTCAAGGGCAAAGGTGGGCAGAGTCCTGCCTGCCACAGTGCCGGTACGATATACTGGAAAACGGAAGGTGGATGAGAGAAAGCAGGGGCTCTATTCTGTCCGAGCAGGAGCTTGGTAGATTTCCACCAGCTATTGCCAGCGGGCTTCGCAAAGCAATGCCGCTGGTCCCCCGCCCCATGCATCAACGGCTCCTGACACTCACCGGTGAAGTCCTCGCTCTGTCCTATTCCGCGGCGTCCGAATTCCTCAGGAACTGTTCCTTTGTAACGCGTAGAGCAGGCCCTGCCGGCCTGGAGTCGTGGTGCCTGGAGGGTCTTGAAGTCCTCCGGCAGAACGAACAGAGCGGGATAACCTACTTCGGCCTGGGAATGAGCGGGAGCACCCTGCTGGTACAGAGGCTA
Above is a genomic segment from Dehalococcoidales bacterium containing:
- a CDS encoding CbbQ/NirQ/NorQ/GpvN family protein; translated protein: MPDKVPQTLYREHMVEEYIIAEEPFYLPVRDEVQLFEAAYAQQIPVLLKGPTGCGKTRFLEYMAYRLGKPLSKESSSPAEKRAIPLVTVACHEDLTASDLVGRYLLEGDSTKWIDGPLSRAVKVGAFCYLDEIVEARKDTAVLIHPLTDHRRILPIEKKGQVIEASDGFLLVISYNPGYQSTLKDLKHSTRQRFISIEFDYPPVELETDIIRHESGVSEEMASSLARLGEKVRNLKEHHLQEGVSTRLLIYAGRLVTQGITPRRACQVAVVWAITDEAEVQRSIEEVVSSIFE